A window from Candidatus Paceibacterota bacterium encodes these proteins:
- a CDS encoding S41 family peptidase, giving the protein MLSKIAKVFILLFVIVMIAVAFGFGFWFGQSKVVCQVCPPEDLDFSLFWETWQTIQEKYVGQAEINVQELIYGAISGMVDSLNDPYTVFLKPDDTKRFVEDVKGSFEGVGMEIDIRDGQLQVVAPLEGTPAQKAGLRAGDKIMGVDGESTLDITVDEAVSLIRGPKGTEVVLTIFREEWGETKDIKIIRGVIDIPSLKLEIRDDNIAYLKLYQFSEVASFDFREAAAKILNSDADRIILDLRNNPGGYLDVAQDIAGWFLEKGQVVVIEDFGKEKEQDLYLAQGNSKLLSYPVVILINKGSASGSEILAGALRDNRGIKLIGETSFGKGSVQELAELREGSSLKVTIAKWLTPKGDFITDKGLEPDIMVEMTEEDYSEGKDPQLDKTVEIIKELN; this is encoded by the coding sequence ATGTTGAGCAAAATAGCCAAAGTTTTTATTCTTCTTTTTGTAATCGTCATGATTGCGGTTGCTTTCGGTTTCGGCTTTTGGTTCGGCCAGTCCAAGGTTGTTTGCCAGGTTTGTCCTCCAGAAGACCTTGATTTCTCTCTTTTTTGGGAAACCTGGCAGACTATACAGGAAAAATACGTAGGCCAAGCGGAAATCAATGTTCAGGAACTGATTTACGGAGCGATTTCCGGCATGGTTGATTCTTTGAACGACCCATATACTGTTTTCTTAAAGCCTGACGATACTAAAAGATTTGTTGAAGACGTAAAAGGAAGTTTTGAAGGCGTGGGCATGGAAATAGATATCAGGGACGGCCAGTTACAGGTGGTTGCTCCTTTGGAAGGAACGCCGGCTCAAAAAGCAGGACTGAGAGCTGGCGATAAGATTATGGGCGTTGACGGAGAATCCACTCTTGATATAACAGTAGATGAAGCGGTCAGTCTGATTCGTGGGCCCAAAGGCACTGAGGTTGTTTTAACGATTTTTCGGGAAGAATGGGGAGAAACCAAGGACATTAAAATAATAAGAGGGGTGATTGATATTCCTTCTTTAAAACTGGAAATCAGGGATGACAATATCGCTTATCTGAAACTTTATCAGTTTTCCGAAGTAGCTTCTTTTGATTTTAGGGAAGCAGCTGCTAAAATATTAAACAGCGATGCTGACAGAATAATTCTGGATTTGAGGAATAATCCTGGAGGATATCTGGATGTTGCTCAGGATATTGCTGGTTGGTTTTTAGAAAAAGGCCAGGTAGTGGTTATTGAGGATTTCGGCAAAGAGAAAGAGCAGGATTTATATTTAGCCCAGGGCAATTCAAAGCTGTTAAGCTATCCTGTAGTCATATTGATTAATAAAGGTTCAGCTTCAGGCTCCGAGATTCTGGCAGGAGCTTTAAGGGACAATCGGGGAATTAAATTAATCGGCGAAACATCATTCGGCAAAGGGTCTGTTCAGGAATTGGCTGAATTAAGGGAGGGTTCTTCTTTGAAAGTGACCATTGCCAAGTGGTTGACTCCTAAAGGAGATTTCATTACTGACAAAGGCTTAGAACCTGATATAATGGTAGAAATGACGGAAGAAGATTACAGCGAGGGCAAAGATCCCCAGCTCGATAAAACAGTTGAAATAATTAAAGAATTAAATTAG
- the rplI gene encoding 50S ribosomal protein L9 has translation MKIILLKDVERVGKQFEVKEVKEGYARNFLIDKGLAKPATEEALKWLEVQKEIQEKKAEEELKKAQELASKIDDMELAIAVKVGEEGQLFESINAQKISDKLKEMGFEVKKTQVDLPEPIKEIGEFPVKIKLEHNLEVEIRAIVSKLEE, from the coding sequence ATGAAGATTATTTTATTAAAAGACGTTGAAAGGGTGGGAAAGCAGTTTGAGGTTAAGGAAGTTAAAGAAGGCTATGCCAGGAACTTTTTGATTGATAAAGGTTTGGCAAAGCCAGCGACAGAGGAAGCTTTAAAATGGCTTGAAGTACAAAAAGAAATCCAGGAGAAAAAAGCTGAAGAAGAATTGAAAAAAGCGCAGGAGCTTGCTTCAAAGATTGATGACATGGAACTGGCTATTGCCGTTAAAGTCGGAGAAGAAGGACAGCTGTTCGAATCAATTAATGCGCAAAAGATTTCCGATAAATTAAAGGAAATGGGTTTTGAAGTAAAGAAAACCCAGGTTGATTTGCCAGAGCCCATAAAAGAAATAGGGGAGTTTCCGGTTAAAATCAAACTTGAACACAATTTAGAGGTCGAAATCAGAGCAATAGTCAGTAAATTGGAAGAGTAG